The Streptomyces sp. V3I7 genome segment GTGTCCATCGACGACCAGGCCGATCCGCTCACCGGGCTGATCGACTTCGGCGGCGTGCAGAAGCAGGCGTGTCTGGAGTACGTGTCCGACGTACAGGTCGGCGAGTACGTCATCGTGCACGTCGGCTTCGCCCTCCAGCGACTGGACGAGGCATCGGCGCTCGCCTCGCTCAAGCTCTTCGAGGAACTCGGACTGCTGGAGGAGGAGTTCGGCGACGCCTGGGAGCAGGCGGCGAACGAGGCGGGGGCCACCCTGACGGCGGAGCACCCGAACAGCGGGAGTGAGGTCCTGTGAAGTACATCGACGAGTTCAACGACCCTGATCTCGCACGGCGGTTGCTGGACGAGATCCACGCCACCGCCACCCGGCCGTGGGCCCTGATGGAGGTGTGCGGAGGACAGACCCACTCCATCATCCGGCACGGCATCGATCAACTGCTCCCCGAACAGGTCGAGTTGATCCACGGGCCGGGATGCCCCGTCTGCGTCACCCCGCTCGACGTCATCGACAAGGCGCTGGAGATCGCCTCACGGCCGGGCGTGATCTTCTGCTCCTTCGGCGACATGCTCCGCGTCCCCGGCACCGACCGCGACCTGTTCCGGGTCAAGGGCGAGGGCGGCGACGTACGCGTGGTCTACTCGCCGCTCGACGCACTGGAGTTGGCGCGTAAGCACCCGGACCGCGAGGTCGTGTTCTTCGCCATCGGCTTCGAGACCACCGCCCCCGCCAACGCCATGGCCGTGCACCAGGCGCGCCGCCTCGGCCTGGCCAACTTCAGCCTGCTGGTGTCCCATGTGCGGGTGCCCCCGGCCGTCGAGGCCATCATGAGCGCCCCTCAGTGCCGGGTGCAGGGCTTCCTGGCCGCCGGCCACGTGTGCAGCGTGATGGGCACGGCCGAATACCCCGAGCTCGCCGAGCGGTTCGGCGTCCCGCTCGTGGTGACGGGCTTCGAACCGCTGGACATCCTCGAAGGCATCCGCCGCGCCGTACGCCAACTGGAGCGCGGCGAGCACCGGGTGGAGAACGCGTACGCCCGGGCCGTGCGCGAGGACGGCAATCCGGCCGCCCTGCGCATGATCCAGGAGGTGTTCGAGGTCGCCGACCGCAACTGGCGCGGCATCGGGCGCATTCCGCGGAGCGGCTGGCGGCTGTCCGAGGCGTTCCGGGCGTACGACGCCGAGCACCGCTTCGACGTCGGCGGCATCCGTACCGAGGAGCCGGCCGAGTGCCGCAGCGGCGAGGTGCTCCAGGGGCTGATCAAGCCCACCGAGTGCGCCGCGTTCGGCACCACCTGCACCCCGCGCACCCCGCTCGGCGCGACCATGGTCTCCAGCGAGGGCGCCTGCGCCGCGTACTACCTGTACCGCCGGATGAACAGCCCGATGCCGCAGGCCGCCCGGGCCGCGCGGGAGGAGATGAACCCCGTTGCCTGAACTCGCCGACGCCACCGCTGACATGACCGCCGACCCGGTCGTCGATCCCGCCAACTGGAGCTGCCCCGCCCCGCTGCGCGACCAGCCCGTCGTGGTCATGGGGCACGGCGGGGGCGGCGCCCTGTCCGCCGAGTTGGTGGAGCAGGTGTTCATCCCCGCCTACGGCAACGCCACCCTCGCCGCGATGGCCGACTCCGCCGTGCTCGAACTGGGCGGCGCCCGGCTGGCGTTCTCCACCGACTCCCATGTGGTGCGGCCGCTGTTCTTCCCCGGCGGCAGCCTCGGCGACCTCGCGGTCAACGGCACCGTCAACGACCTGGCGATGAGCGGCGCCCGGCCCGCCTACCTGTCCGCCGCCTTCGTCCTGGAGGAGGGCGTCGAGCTGTCCGTGGTCGAGCGGATCGCCCGCGCCATGGGCACGGCGGCCGAGGCGGCCGGGGTCACCATCGCCACCGGAGACACCAAGGTGGTGGAGTCCGGCCACGGCGACGGCGTGTACGTCACCACGGCCGGGGTCGGTCTCGTGCCCGACGGCGTCGACATCCGCCCGCAGCGGGCGCGGCCCGGCGACGCCGTCATCGTCAGCGGGCCGATCGGCCTGCACGGCGTGGCCATCATGAGCGTGCGAGAGGGGCTGGAGTTCGGCATCGAGATCGCCAGCGACACCGCGCCGCTCGCCGGACTGGTCGCCGCCATGCTGGACGTCACCCCGGACGTCCACGTGCTGCGCGACCCCACCCGCGGCGGCCTCGCCGCCTCCCTCAACGAGATCGCCCGCGCCTCGGGAACCGGCGTCCGGCTGAGCGAGCGCGCCATCCCGGTGCCGGACGCGGTGGCGGGCGCCTGCGGCTTCCTCGGCCTCGACCCGCTGTACGTCGCCAACGAGGGGCGCCTGGTGGCGTTCGTACCCCGCCCCGCGGCGGAGGCGGTCCTCGCGGCGATGCGCGCCCACCCGCAGGGGACCGGCGCCACACTGATCGGGGAGTGCGTCACCGAACATCCCGGCATGGTCGTGGTCTCCACCGGCCTCGGCGGTACGCGGGTGGTGGACCTGCCGCTCGGCGAGCAGCTTCCGCGCATCTGCTGAGCTGAGTACACGCGAGGGCCCCGCCGGTGCCGCACGCACCGGCGGGGCCCTCGCGCATGTCAGGCCGAGCCCAGTATCGGCTCGATGCCGGTGATCTCCAGTTCCCGTCCGCTGCGCAGGTCCTGGGACGGCTGATCGCAGCGCGGGCACCAGAAGAACGGCGGCATCCCTACCGCGAACTCCTCGGCGCACGGGGCGCACCAGGCCTGCGCGGGAACCTGCTCCACCACGAGCCGGGCCGAGGCCAGGGCGGTTCCGTCACGGGCCACTTCGAAGGCGAAGTCCAGCGCGTCGGGCACGACGCCGGACAGCTCACCGACCCGGACGGTCACGGCGGAGACGGCCTCCGTCCCGTCCGCCCGGGCCAGCGCGTCGGCCTGCTCGATGATCGCGGTCGCGATCGACAACTCGTGCACAGCCGCCTCACGGGTACCGGCGGCGGGCGCGGAAGCCGCTCACGGTCATCCGCCGGATCCGCACCTCACGCACCAGGCTGGGGATCTCCCGGACGAACAGCGCCAGGGCGAGCAGTCCCACCACGAGGGCCTGGGCCTTCAGCACCTGCCGTCCGGTCGTCCCGGCTCTCCGGCACATGGGGGCCGGCTTTCGTGCTCGTCGATGCTTCATTTCCGGTGACTCCCTGCTGTCGCTGTGCCTGTCGAGTCGGTTCCTCATCCCGGCGGGATGTTCGGCATGACCTCCAGGAGGACGTCGTGCTTCTTCCAGCTGATGGCGGTGGAGCGGCGCGCGTCCGCGGTGCCGTCCTCGTGGTGGCCGCGCTGTCCCTGGTACGGCCCCTTGTTGCCCTCGTGCATCCCGCACACGTGCGTGGGGGTGTCCGGCTTGACCTGGGCCCGGCCCACTCTGACGTGGCCGATGGTGGTGGTCATGGGACTCTCCTTCCTCGCCTCCGCGCCGCGGAGGACGTCGTGCTCACGACGACCGCTCGGTGAGGCCCTCGAAGAAGGCCTCGACGGCCCGCCAGACCCGGCCGCCACCGGACAGGCCACGCCATTCGCGGCGTACGACGGCCACCATCCGGTAGCAGTCGTCGACGGGCACGATCCAGTGGTGGTCGAGGCCGTGGACGGTGTTCACCAGCAGTGCCTCCACCTCGGGTGCCACGGTTCGCAGCGGCGGACACATCGCGCCCAGCCGCTGCCAGGCGTCCGCGTCCACCTCCCACCGCATGGCGCCCGCCGGGCTCGGCCCCTGGGCGGTGACGGTGCCGTCGGCCCGGGGCACGAAGAAGACCAGCCCGACCGGCACCCCCAGGACCTCCGTGTCGACCCGGGGGAGCCTGACCCGGCGCCGGGGCACGAGCCGGTAGCGGCCTTCGCCGTCGCCCGCGAACAGCACCGAGCAGGGGCCGCAGACGCAGCGCACCTCGTCGTCGGAGCAGTCGTACAGATGGCGGTGCTCCTCGGACACCCGCGTGGCGCACAGCTCGCACACCTCGGCCGCCGACGTCACCGCACGGTCGGCCGAGGAGCGGATGAGGCGGGCCAGCGCGCCGTCCGTGCTCACGGCGCGCCCCGGTGGGTGAGCGCAGCCAGCGGCACGAACGCCGGGGCCGCGGGCCGGCCGGAGTCCTCCAGCGGCTCCACGTCCGTCAGCTCGGGAGCCAGGGCGAGCACGGCCTCGCGCACCGCGTCGGTGACCTCGCTCGTACCGCCGCCGCATTCGCTGCCGCAGCCGCCCGCCGTCACGCGCACCCGGCCCACCTGTCCCTCGACACCGGCCCACTCCACGTCGCCGCCGCGCTCGCGCACCGCCGGGCGCAGCCGTTCGACCGCGCGGGCGGCCCGGCGCTCGACCGGCTCCGGGTGGATGGCGTGCAGCACCATCAGGTGCCCGACCAGCTCGTCATCGGCGAGGCGCCCGGCGAGCTCCGCGTCCGCGTGGTCGAGGACCCGGGCGAGTGCCTCGCCGTAGACCTCGGTGAGCAGCGCGACCGCCTCCACGGCGGAGCGGGCGTGCGAGCCGGGCGCGGACTCCAGCCCGGCCAGCAGCTCGTCGAGGTGGGCGAGCCGGGCCTCGACGGCCGGGTCGGCGAGCCGGCCGACCGCCACCGGCGCCTCGGCCTCAGCCATGGTTCGCCCCGTACGTCGGCGAGTGCAGGGTGGTCAGCGTCTTGCCCTTGCCCATGTACATGTGCACGCCGCACGGCAGGCACGGGTCGAAGCTGCGGACGGTGCGCATGATGTCGACGCCCTTGAAGTCGTCCGGCCCGTTCTCCTCGAAGATGGGCTGGCCCTGGACGGCGTCCTCGTACGGCCCGGGGGTGCCGAAGCTGTCGCGGGGGCTGGCGTTCCACGGGGTCGGCGGGTACGGGTGGTAGTTGGCGATCTTCTTGTCCTTGATCACCAGGTGGTGGGAGAGCACGCCGCGCACCGCCTCGTGGAAGCCGCAGCCGATCGCCTCGTCCGGCACCTCGAAGTCCTCGAACACCTTGGTCTCGCCGGCCCGCACGAACCCCATGGCCTCCTCGATGAACTGCAGCGCCATGGCGGCCGCGTAGGCCACGAAGTACGGCCGGGCGCGGTCGCGCTCGATGGTGTTGCTCCACTTCGGGATGCGCCACTCCAGCGTCGTCTCCGGCAGCGTCTCGCCCTTGGGCAGGGAGATGCGCACGCTGTCGCCGGTCGCCTTGACGTACGGGGTGTCGACCAGGCCGCTCAGCGCGGTCGACCACAGCCGGGCGAGCGGGCCGCCGCCGGTGTCGAGGGCGAGGTGCTCGCCGGTCTTCTTGTCGAACCAGCGCGGGCTCATCACCCACGTGTACT includes the following:
- the hypA gene encoding hydrogenase maturation nickel metallochaperone HypA, with the protein product MHELSIATAIIEQADALARADGTEAVSAVTVRVGELSGVVPDALDFAFEVARDGTALASARLVVEQVPAQAWCAPCAEEFAVGMPPFFWCPRCDQPSQDLRSGRELEITGIEPILGSA
- the hypD gene encoding hydrogenase formation protein HypD; protein product: MKYIDEFNDPDLARRLLDEIHATATRPWALMEVCGGQTHSIIRHGIDQLLPEQVELIHGPGCPVCVTPLDVIDKALEIASRPGVIFCSFGDMLRVPGTDRDLFRVKGEGGDVRVVYSPLDALELARKHPDREVVFFAIGFETTAPANAMAVHQARRLGLANFSLLVSHVRVPPAVEAIMSAPQCRVQGFLAAGHVCSVMGTAEYPELAERFGVPLVVTGFEPLDILEGIRRAVRQLERGEHRVENAYARAVREDGNPAALRMIQEVFEVADRNWRGIGRIPRSGWRLSEAFRAYDAEHRFDVGGIRTEEPAECRSGEVLQGLIKPTECAAFGTTCTPRTPLGATMVSSEGACAAYYLYRRMNSPMPQAARAAREEMNPVA
- a CDS encoding NifU family protein, translated to MAEAEAPVAVGRLADPAVEARLAHLDELLAGLESAPGSHARSAVEAVALLTEVYGEALARVLDHADAELAGRLADDELVGHLMVLHAIHPEPVERRAARAVERLRPAVRERGGDVEWAGVEGQVGRVRVTAGGCGSECGGGTSEVTDAVREAVLALAPELTDVEPLEDSGRPAAPAFVPLAALTHRGAP
- a CDS encoding DUF5947 family protein; protein product: MSTDGALARLIRSSADRAVTSAAEVCELCATRVSEEHRHLYDCSDDEVRCVCGPCSVLFAGDGEGRYRLVPRRRVRLPRVDTEVLGVPVGLVFFVPRADGTVTAQGPSPAGAMRWEVDADAWQRLGAMCPPLRTVAPEVEALLVNTVHGLDHHWIVPVDDCYRMVAVVRREWRGLSGGGRVWRAVEAFFEGLTERSS
- a CDS encoding HypC/HybG/HupF family hydrogenase formation chaperone; the protein is MCLAVPGKVVSIDDQADPLTGLIDFGGVQKQACLEYVSDVQVGEYVIVHVGFALQRLDEASALASLKLFEELGLLEEEFGDAWEQAANEAGATLTAEHPNSGSEVL
- the hypE gene encoding hydrogenase expression/formation protein HypE, encoding MTADPVVDPANWSCPAPLRDQPVVVMGHGGGGALSAELVEQVFIPAYGNATLAAMADSAVLELGGARLAFSTDSHVVRPLFFPGGSLGDLAVNGTVNDLAMSGARPAYLSAAFVLEEGVELSVVERIARAMGTAAEAAGVTIATGDTKVVESGHGDGVYVTTAGVGLVPDGVDIRPQRARPGDAVIVSGPIGLHGVAIMSVREGLEFGIEIASDTAPLAGLVAAMLDVTPDVHVLRDPTRGGLAASLNEIARASGTGVRLSERAIPVPDAVAGACGFLGLDPLYVANEGRLVAFVPRPAAEAVLAAMRAHPQGTGATLIGECVTEHPGMVVVSTGLGGTRVVDLPLGEQLPRIC